In Hydrogenispora ethanolica, the following are encoded in one genomic region:
- a CDS encoding glycosyltransferase, which translates to MKKSLLIIHPYVEFDPGRFLEDALRSIGFKIDLYTEYIDFNTINQNLYDVVLFIESPYRPAVKILNINRVKIPRLYWILHGESRLVYNLNFTRVNKIDYLLFATSLHLAKQYHLPYQLFPMAVDPTNIPNRLPLAERKYDISFVGSFIKIYQERNDLLNLIQQSFPKQRLRFETGVFLRKMGEIYADSRIVFNWNYGNVLTMRLFEGMAAGSLMLTNYAHNIELLGQNGRHYVIYDDPRDLINKIAFYLSNLGLTQEIAKNGYQKVMTEHTYIHRARLLERIILQL; encoded by the coding sequence GTGAAAAAAAGCTTACTCATTATTCATCCATACGTAGAGTTTGATCCAGGCCGTTTTTTAGAGGATGCCCTTCGATCCATTGGTTTTAAAATCGATTTATATACGGAATATATCGACTTTAATACGATTAACCAGAATTTATACGATGTCGTATTATTTATCGAAAGCCCTTATCGTCCTGCCGTTAAAATACTGAATATCAATCGAGTAAAAATTCCCCGTTTATATTGGATTTTACATGGGGAAAGCAGACTTGTTTATAATTTAAATTTTACCCGTGTGAATAAAATTGATTATTTATTGTTCGCCACTTCATTACATTTAGCCAAACAGTATCATCTCCCTTATCAGTTATTTCCGATGGCAGTCGATCCTACCAATATACCGAATCGACTGCCATTGGCAGAACGAAAATACGACATTTCTTTTGTAGGATCATTTATTAAAATTTATCAAGAACGCAATGATCTCTTAAATTTAATACAACAGAGCTTTCCCAAGCAAAGATTACGGTTTGAAACCGGCGTTTTTCTGAGAAAGATGGGGGAAATATATGCTGACAGTAGGATCGTTTTCAATTGGAATTATGGCAATGTATTAACGATGCGGTTGTTCGAAGGGATGGCGGCTGGTTCGCTAATGCTGACAAATTATGCGCATAATATCGAGTTGTTAGGTCAAAACGGACGCCATTATGTGATATACGATGATCCCAGAGATTTAATTAACAAAATTGCTTTTTATCTTTCGAATTTGGGACTGACACAAGAGATAGCAAAAAATGGTTATCAAAAAGTGATGACTGAACATACTTATATCCATCGGGCTCGATTGCTAGAAAGAATTATTCTACAACTGTAG
- a CDS encoding glycosyltransferase, with protein MKRNILIVHPFTPYEPGRFFEDALRAIGFQYTLCDHGVDFNFINQNLYDAVLFIESPWKAPNPVLNIQKVRIPKFYWIVHGESRLDFNIQKSREYQINVMLLSNSYHLAPRYGGILCYPLPMAVDLRYFAPYHRPLIKRSFDISFVGSFGPATFYAERNRLLKLIQTHFPNLRLKFSQGLYLDQLGSVYGNSKIVFNWNYMNIMTARPFEAMAGGALLLTNYANGIEYLGQNRLHYVIYRNDQDIINKINFYLTNPSKLLKVCTHGYQMIQSGHTYIHRAREFERILSKHVR; from the coding sequence ATGAAGAGAAATATTTTAATCGTTCATCCTTTTACACCGTATGAACCGGGACGATTTTTTGAAGATGCATTGCGCGCAATTGGCTTTCAGTATACTTTGTGCGATCATGGGGTGGATTTTAATTTTATAAACCAAAATCTATATGATGCTGTATTATTTATTGAAAGCCCTTGGAAAGCGCCAAATCCAGTTCTGAATATTCAAAAAGTGAGAATTCCCAAGTTTTATTGGATAGTTCATGGAGAAAGCCGGCTTGATTTCAATATTCAAAAGTCACGGGAATATCAGATTAACGTGATGCTGTTATCCAACTCTTATCATTTAGCTCCTCGTTATGGCGGAATTTTATGCTATCCGTTGCCGATGGCGGTTGATTTGCGATATTTTGCTCCATATCATCGTCCATTGATCAAGCGGAGTTTTGATATATCCTTCGTTGGCAGTTTTGGACCTGCTACGTTTTATGCGGAGCGAAACCGTTTATTAAAATTGATCCAAACTCATTTTCCTAATTTGCGGTTGAAATTTAGCCAAGGACTCTATCTTGACCAGCTTGGTAGCGTTTATGGTAACAGTAAGATTGTTTTCAATTGGAACTATATGAATATCATGACAGCCAGGCCTTTTGAAGCTATGGCGGGAGGGGCTTTATTACTTACGAATTATGCAAATGGAATCGAATATCTTGGGCAAAACCGGTTACATTATGTCATTTATCGGAATGATCAAGACATTATAAACAAAATTAATTTTTATTTGACGAATCCTTCAAAGCTTCTAAAAGTTTGTACGCACGGCTATCAAATGATTCAGTCCGGACACACCTATATCCACCGAGCCCGTGAATTTGAACGGATATTAAGTAAGCATGTGAGATGA